One genomic segment of Thermodesulfobacterium sp. TA1 includes these proteins:
- a CDS encoding RimK family alpha-L-glutamate ligase codes for MIISFLPIFKGDVNYFQFEPLDRGFFDLLSKAQAVIFPPTVTQDLYFLVKNLGIPVFPEYTLRFQYPGKIGQIFMLKQLKLPHPDCIVLPRLCGLEENPYRKGIKVSFPVVVKGNWGDEGTEVFLLRNKEDFQKILPLVKAWERSGRFGIIFQEYVPEEFDARSIVIGDKILVFFRAGGFKKNLVQEGVIIPPPQRGLSRRVVELTKKVMAKTGFNLVAIDFLFKDKKPLINEFNFTFGRRALGEKRYEILLKRAIKKFLNEVL; via the coding sequence ATGATAATATCTTTTTTACCCATATTTAAAGGTGATGTCAACTACTTTCAGTTTGAACCCTTAGATAGGGGTTTTTTTGATCTTTTATCTAAAGCTCAGGCAGTGATTTTTCCGCCTACGGTCACTCAAGATCTTTATTTTTTGGTTAAAAATTTAGGGATTCCGGTTTTTCCTGAATATACTTTAAGGTTTCAATATCCAGGGAAAATAGGCCAAATTTTTATGTTAAAACAACTTAAACTTCCACATCCAGACTGTATAGTATTGCCAAGACTTTGTGGTTTAGAAGAAAACCCTTATCGTAAAGGCATAAAGGTCAGTTTCCCTGTGGTGGTAAAAGGTAATTGGGGAGACGAAGGCACAGAAGTTTTTTTATTAAGAAATAAAGAGGATTTTCAAAAAATATTGCCTTTGGTTAAAGCTTGGGAGAGGTCTGGAAGATTTGGAATAATCTTTCAAGAATACGTGCCTGAAGAGTTTGATGCAAGAAGTATAGTTATAGGAGATAAAATATTAGTGTTTTTTAGGGCTGGAGGATTTAAGAAAAACTTGGTCCAAGAAGGGGTTATCATCCCGCCTCCTCAAAGGGGATTAAGTCGTAGAGTGGTTGAACTTACCAAAAAAGTGATGGCTAAAACGGGTTTTAATCTGGTAGCCATAGACTTTTTGTTTAAAGACAAAAAACCTCTTATAAATGAATTTAATTTTACCTTTGGTAGGCGTGCCTTAGGGGAAAAACGTTATGAAATCCTTCTTAAAAGGGCGATTAAAAAATTTTTAAACGAGGTTTTATGA
- a CDS encoding transglycosylase domain-containing protein, whose product MNSYFKLIAILFLSFFLFFSILLATSFIYLKVSLPSVSKLKNYNPDQANLVYDVNGNLVGFIGPVRRIFVPIDKIPPHVIQAFLAAEDANFYKHKGIDFWGLLRALYKNIIHGKVVQGGSTITQQVVKSLILSPERTLNRKIKEMFLAWQIEKYLTKDQILTIYLNHIYLGEGAYGVEAAALTYFNKHVWELDLNEAAVLAGLPAAPSKYSPLENYNLSLARRNYVLKRMAEVGFISPEKAQAISSQPIHLNPKNVNIPAYAAYFLDAIKEELKKLFPAEVLEKGGLVVYTTLDLNWEKKAYENLMNTISRMFVNREPPEVSVVCLSNRDGGVRVLIGGKNYLQSPYNRALLAKRQPGSAFKPFIWAKAIEDGVVFPDDIIEDEPISLPGGNQGKDWTPGNYDGQYLGPISLKDALAKSRNVVAVKLALMLGKERIYNMVQRLELNIPKDLNYSIALGTYELTPMELTRSYTIFPNLGNMVKPKFIEEVRDGLFAKAPIYKANVATKPVISPYTASVMNDFLQAVVLYGTGTCARALGVPAAGKTGTTQDYKDAWFVGFTPTYTCGVWVGYDVGKTLERGETGGRIACPVWLSVMKGTNHIPQGFPVYIQPLNNSTKEGLENQ is encoded by the coding sequence ATGAACTCTTACTTTAAGTTGATAGCTATTTTATTTTTATCATTTTTTTTGTTTTTTTCTATATTGTTAGCTACAAGCTTTATCTATCTAAAGGTTAGTCTACCAAGTGTTTCAAAACTTAAAAATTATAACCCTGATCAAGCAAATTTGGTTTATGATGTTAATGGCAACTTGGTAGGATTTATCGGACCTGTAAGACGCATTTTTGTTCCTATAGATAAAATTCCTCCTCATGTAATTCAGGCTTTTTTAGCTGCAGAAGACGCCAATTTTTATAAGCATAAAGGCATAGACTTTTGGGGTTTATTAAGAGCGCTTTATAAAAACATAATTCACGGAAAGGTTGTTCAGGGAGGAAGCACCATTACTCAACAGGTGGTTAAATCTCTTATTCTTTCTCCTGAAAGAACTCTTAATCGAAAAATTAAAGAAATGTTTTTAGCTTGGCAAATAGAAAAATATTTAACTAAAGACCAGATTTTAACCATATATCTTAATCATATTTACTTAGGTGAAGGAGCTTATGGTGTAGAGGCAGCTGCCTTGACCTATTTTAATAAACATGTTTGGGAGTTAGATTTAAACGAAGCAGCGGTTTTGGCTGGATTACCTGCTGCGCCTTCTAAATATAGTCCTCTTGAGAATTACAACTTATCTCTTGCTAGAAGAAACTATGTTCTTAAAAGAATGGCAGAGGTAGGGTTTATTTCTCCTGAAAAGGCTCAAGCTATCTCTTCTCAGCCTATCCATTTAAACCCTAAAAATGTAAACATCCCTGCTTATGCTGCCTATTTTTTAGATGCTATAAAAGAAGAATTAAAAAAACTGTTTCCAGCAGAAGTATTAGAAAAAGGGGGATTGGTGGTTTATACCACCCTCGATTTAAACTGGGAAAAAAAGGCTTATGAGAATTTAATGAATACTATTAGTCGTATGTTTGTTAATAGAGAACCTCCAGAAGTATCTGTGGTTTGTTTGTCAAACAGAGACGGAGGAGTAAGGGTTCTTATCGGAGGTAAGAACTATCTTCAGTCTCCATATAATAGAGCACTTTTAGCCAAAAGACAGCCCGGATCTGCTTTTAAACCTTTTATTTGGGCTAAGGCTATAGAGGATGGTGTGGTATTTCCAGATGATATTATAGAAGATGAACCTATATCTTTGCCAGGAGGCAATCAAGGAAAAGATTGGACCCCTGGTAATTATGATGGCCAATATTTAGGCCCTATTAGTTTAAAAGATGCCCTTGCAAAATCAAGAAACGTGGTAGCAGTAAAATTAGCCTTGATGTTGGGGAAAGAAAGAATTTATAATATGGTTCAGAGGTTAGAACTTAACATCCCAAAGGATCTAAATTATAGTATAGCCCTTGGAACTTATGAATTAACTCCAATGGAGCTTACCAGAAGTTATACTATTTTTCCTAATTTAGGTAATATGGTAAAGCCTAAATTTATAGAAGAGGTAAGAGACGGCCTGTTTGCTAAAGCTCCGATTTACAAGGCTAATGTAGCTACTAAACCGGTAATTTCTCCTTATACTGCCTCGGTGATGAACGATTTTTTGCAAGCGGTGGTACTTTATGGTACGGGGACTTGTGCTCGAGCCTTAGGGGTGCCAGCAGCAGGAAAAACAGGTACTACTCAAGACTATAAAGATGCTTGGTTTGTAGGTTTTACTCCTACTTATACCTGTGGAGTTTGGGTAGGATATGATGTTGGTAAAACCTTAGAAAGAGGTGAAACAGGAGGAAGGATTGCCTGTCCTGTTTGGTTAAGCGTGATGAAAGGAACAAATCATATACCTCAAGGTTTTCCTGTCTATATTCAGCCCTTAAATAATTCTACTAAAGAAGGGTTAGAAAATCAGTAG
- the mtaB gene encoding tRNA (N(6)-L-threonylcarbamoyladenosine(37)-C(2))-methylthiotransferase MtaB, with protein MKFFIKTLGCKVNQVESAYIVEKLQEKGYKLAEKEEEAEIFILNSCVVTAKAEAEGRKIIKRWSKLNPKLIVVAGCYPQAYKDALFSWVQKQQIKNLVLLGQKEKLKIEVFLEMLLKTSHFSEPKVFIQDLFQEKGTEVLFIKRFFSHSRAFVKVQDGCDQFCSYCIVPYARGAPRSVSLEEVLAEIERLIQAGYEEIVLTGIHLGQWGKDLTPVKSLTDLLWEIEKLFAKQKKDLILRLSSLEVREITSSFLEFAKNSAFLAPHFHIPLQSGSDRILRLMNRHYTSKEYLTILEKLYNLYPQATFGADVIVGFPSETEKDFLKTLEVIENSPLNWLHLFPFSPRPGTQAEKLTPKVKPEVIKARIEILKNIGKKKREDFLNQEVGKVRRAVVETINESEIKGLSENYISHKIVLPPPFPLSKGKILKVRFMAKEGDYLLGKVL; from the coding sequence ATGAAGTTTTTTATTAAAACCTTAGGTTGTAAAGTTAATCAGGTAGAAAGCGCCTATATCGTAGAAAAACTTCAAGAAAAAGGGTATAAACTTGCAGAAAAAGAGGAAGAAGCTGAGATTTTTATTCTCAATTCTTGTGTGGTAACAGCTAAGGCTGAGGCTGAAGGAAGGAAAATCATCAAGCGTTGGTCTAAACTAAATCCAAAACTAATCGTGGTTGCAGGTTGTTATCCTCAGGCCTACAAAGATGCTCTTTTTTCTTGGGTTCAAAAACAACAAATTAAAAACCTGGTTTTATTGGGTCAAAAAGAAAAACTAAAAATAGAAGTTTTTTTAGAAATGCTCTTAAAAACCTCCCACTTTTCTGAGCCTAAGGTTTTTATTCAGGATCTTTTTCAAGAAAAAGGAACTGAAGTTCTTTTTATAAAAAGGTTTTTTTCTCATTCAAGGGCCTTTGTCAAGGTACAAGATGGTTGTGACCAGTTTTGTAGCTATTGTATCGTGCCTTATGCACGGGGTGCTCCTAGAAGTGTTTCTTTAGAAGAGGTCTTAGCAGAAATAGAACGACTTATCCAGGCTGGTTATGAAGAAATAGTGCTTACAGGGATTCATCTTGGTCAGTGGGGAAAAGACTTAACCCCTGTTAAAAGTTTAACTGACCTTCTCTGGGAGATAGAAAAACTTTTCGCGAAACAGAAAAAAGACCTAATCTTAAGGCTTTCTTCATTAGAGGTAAGAGAAATAACCTCTAGTTTTTTAGAGTTTGCTAAAAACAGTGCTTTCTTAGCCCCTCATTTTCATATTCCTTTGCAAAGTGGTTCTGACAGGATACTACGTCTTATGAACAGACATTATACCTCTAAAGAATACTTAACGATTTTAGAAAAACTTTATAACCTTTATCCTCAGGCTACATTCGGGGCAGATGTTATCGTAGGTTTTCCCTCAGAAACAGAAAAAGACTTTTTAAAAACCTTAGAGGTTATCGAAAACTCTCCTCTAAACTGGTTACACCTTTTTCCTTTTTCCCCAAGACCAGGGACTCAGGCTGAAAAGCTTACTCCTAAGGTTAAGCCTGAAGTAATAAAAGCGCGGATAGAAATTTTAAAAAATATAGGCAAGAAAAAAAGGGAGGATTTTCTAAACCAAGAAGTAGGGAAGGTTAGAAGGGCGGTAGTTGAAACCATTAACGAATCTGAGATAAAAGGCCTTTCAGAAAACTACATCTCTCATAAAATAGTCCTCCCACCACCTTTCCCTTTATCAAAAGGAAAGATTTTAAAAGTTAGGTTTATGGCTAAAGAAGGAGATTATCTGTTAGGAAAAGTTTTATAA
- a CDS encoding CBS and ACT domain-containing protein, with product MLVKDWMTEPVITLEEDEPVTKAIQLLKQYKIRRIPITKEGKLVGIITHTDLKEATPPQFAGIDLKELYELFLSLKVKDIMTPNPITVSPEDTIERASILMLENKISGLPVVNENLYVIGIITQVDIFKLFVQLTGAYFSPYHVALYANSLNAVPEILEIFRNLQVNIYTIFVWRDELCIEDTCKRRIFIRFQAVGEQKITELLEKLGAKFQIVEFKKDDISNISPKPKEEKNLLIF from the coding sequence ATGTTAGTAAAAGATTGGATGACCGAACCAGTAATTACCTTAGAAGAAGACGAACCTGTAACCAAAGCCATCCAACTCTTAAAACAGTATAAAATAAGAAGAATTCCTATTACTAAAGAAGGTAAATTAGTAGGAATCATAACTCATACCGACCTCAAAGAAGCCACCCCTCCCCAATTTGCAGGAATAGATTTAAAAGAGCTTTATGAGTTGTTTTTAAGCCTTAAGGTAAAAGACATCATGACCCCTAACCCTATTACTGTATCTCCAGAAGATACTATAGAAAGAGCTTCTATTCTTATGCTTGAGAATAAAATCTCTGGGCTTCCTGTGGTTAACGAAAACCTTTATGTTATAGGTATTATCACTCAAGTAGATATTTTCAAACTTTTTGTACAGCTTACAGGAGCATACTTTAGCCCTTATCATGTAGCCCTTTATGCAAATTCTCTAAATGCTGTTCCTGAAATCTTAGAAATTTTTAGAAACCTACAAGTTAACATCTATACTATTTTTGTTTGGAGAGATGAATTGTGTATAGAGGATACTTGTAAAAGAAGGATCTTTATTCGTTTTCAAGCAGTAGGTGAACAAAAAATAACTGAACTTTTAGAAAAACTCGGAGCCAAATTTCAAATCGTTGAATTTAAAAAAGATGATATAAGTAATATCTCTCCAAAACCAAAAGAAGAAAAAAATCTACTGATTTTCTAA